GCTGACGTTAGCCATCTACCTCGCGCGAACAATGATCCACATTCGCGAAATCGATCACCTCGTACTGCGTGTCGTCGACCTCGACAGCATGCTTCGCTTCTACTGCGATGCACTCGGATGTACGGTGGAGCGGCGCCAGGACGGAATCGGTTTGGTTCAGTTGCGAGCTGGTCGATCAATCATTGATCTCGTGCCCATCGATGGCGAACTCGGCAGGGCTGGTGGCGCAGCGCCAGGAAAGGAGGCACGCAACTTGGATCACTTCTGCCTTCGAGTAGAACCATTCGACGAACCGGGCATTCGCCGCCATCTGCAGGCACAGGGCATCAAGGCCAGCCCGGTTGCTTCACGCTACGGCGCAGAGGGCGAAGGCCCTTCCATCTATGTCACAGACCCGGAAGGGAATGTTGTCGAACTCAAAGGCCCACCAGGTGGTTAATTTCTCCATCGAGGCGACAGCCATCGGCAAGCCGGCGAAAGAAAGGGATCACGCTTGGTTAAATGCATAAACGGGAGGTCTTACCGAGTTGCATTGGTTCGCTAGTTCCCTTCCGCTTTTCTCATTCTGCCCAGCTCGCGGATGTAACTGACCAGGGCCCAGATCTGATCGTCGGCGAGTTGATCTTTGAACGGGGACATCAGCGTGCCGGAGCGGCCGTTCTTGATGGTGTTGAAGATCATCTCGTCGGTCGGTGTGCGCAGCCACTCGTCGTCGGTAAGATCGGGGCCGGTTCCGCCGCGGGCGTTGCCGCCGTGGCAGCCGTGGCAGGAGAGGCGCTTGAACAGCCTGGCGCCGTTTTCGATTGCTTGCGGATCGCCTTCATACGGGTTCTTGAGTTGGCCGGTGGAGACCGGGCCGGTGTCGACATTGCCGGCGCCGCCGGTGAGTGCAATTAAACAGGCCAGGGCAAAAAGAATTCTCTTCATTGGCTTCACTTCGTTGAGGGACACAAAAAACGCGGCCGGTTCGGAAGCGACCGGCCGCATTGACTCAAGCGAGTCCGACTTACTTGTCGAATAGCGCGAACACCGTCAGATAGCCGCCCTTGCGGTTGTCCTTCAGGTGCGGGGCGCCGCCCTTGCCGCCCCAGGTGGCCCAGCCGGTCCAGCCGCCCCAGCCCGACGGGACGGCGATGTACTGCTTGCCGCCGATGGAGAACGCGATCGGACTGCCGACGATGCCGGAGCCGGTCTGGTAGGACCACAGTTCCTTGCCGGTCTTGGCGTCGTAAGCACTGAACAAACCTTCCGGCGTGCCGGCGAATACCAGGCCGCCGGCGGTAGTGAGCACGCCGCTGGTGAACGGCGACGGCGCCTTCACAGTCCACTTCTTCTCGCCGGTGGCGGCGTCGAACGCAACCAGTTGGCCGTAGCCCTTGACCCAGTCGGCTTCGGCGATGCCGAGGTTGTAGTTGCCTTCGACGCGCTCGCTTTTTCCCGCCAGTATATTGGCGCAGATCTCGCGGCTGGGCACGAACACCATCTTCATCTGCGGGTTGTAACTCATCGGGTTCCACCACTTGCCGCCTTCGGAGGCCGGGCAGACGTCCATCGCCTTGTGGTCGTAGGTGGGGATCTTGTCCTCGGCGACGATCGGGCGGCCCTCTGGAGTGAAGCCGGTGGCCCAGTTCACCTTGGAGATTTCCTTGCCCCAGATGAATTGGCCGCTGGTGCGGTCGATCTGGTACAGGAAGCCGTTGCGATCGCCATGCAGCCACACTTTTTTGCCGC
This portion of the Betaproteobacteria bacterium genome encodes:
- a CDS encoding c-type cytochrome; the protein is MKRILFALACLIALTGGAGNVDTGPVSTGQLKNPYEGDPQAIENGARLFKRLSCHGCHGGNARGGTGPDLTDDEWLRTPTDEMIFNTIKNGRSGTLMSPFKDQLADDQIWALVSYIRELGRMRKAEGN
- a CDS encoding VOC family protein is translated as MIHIREIDHLVLRVVDLDSMLRFYCDALGCTVERRQDGIGLVQLRAGRSIIDLVPIDGELGRAGGAAPGKEARNLDHFCLRVEPFDEPGIRRHLQAQGIKASPVASRYGAEGEGPSIYVTDPEGNVVELKGPPGG